The genomic interval GTACCCAATGGTGGGCAGAGCAGGGCGTCATCCAGGTGGCGATCGATAACCGCAGTTCCGGTCAGTTAGGTAAAATGGGGATGAACTACATTCACCGCCAACTGGGGAAACATGAAATTGAGGACTATATGGATGCCGCTAAATGGTTAAGGGCACAGTCCTGGACAGATACTACCAAGGTCTGCATAACGGGAGGTAGCTTCGGTGGCTACATGACCTGCATGGCGCTGACCTACGGTGCAGATGTCTTCACGCATGGTATGGCTAACTTCGCCGTGACTGACTGGCAATTATATGACAGCCATTATACCGAGCGCTATATGGATACGCCCCAGGAGAATCCTGAAGGCTACCGTATTACTTCTCCAATTACATATGCCGACCGCTATAAAGGCCTTATCCGTATCGTACATGGCACTATGGACGATAATGTGCATATGCAGAACAGTATTCAGCTGGTAGATAAGCTGGAGAATCTCGGGAAGCATTTTGAGTTCATGGTGTATCCGGGGGAAAGGCATGGCTGGCGGAACAGCATCAAGAACAGGCATAGCGACAATGAAATGTATCGTTTCATTTATTCCTATTTGCTGGAGCGTCCTTTTCCGAAGGAATTTGAGCTGTAATCTTTCTTTTGATATTTCAGGCCGGTTAGCTTTCTGCTGACCGGCTTTTTCTTATCTGCAGGCTTGTGCTTAGCTGTAACAAAGCCCGATAGTTGGGCATTTATTATCAGATTAATTTGCTCTTTAGACCGCGTTTTGTCTTGTTTGCTTTCGCTCCGGCTTCAGGCAGAGCCCTCCGCTATTCGGCGTTCCTACTAAATATAGCCGGCGATCTGTTCTGTTGCTTCCAAAAGGACGTTCCACAAGTACACCAAGCAACCATCAGCCAATAACCCACAGCATTCAAATGGATGCCATAAAACGCGGACACACAATAAACCACCACCAGCAGCCAGGAAAGTTTGCAGGTGGAGATCCCTGGCCTAGTTATTTGAAGCATGCTGATGCGACCTCAAAGGGGTTTAATAAGCAAATTATTGCTCAATACGCCCTATACCAGCCAAATAGTAAGGATGCTTCAAAGAACTCAGCCAGGGGTCCCACCTGCGAACCTTTCCGATAAGCAACCAAACAAACAACCGTAGCCCCTGTAAGATGGACGCCAGGCATACAGGCTGAACATTTCAGTCGTCCAGGCAACCATTAGCCAATGCCCGAAGCACAAAAGCCAGGCAAGAAAGCCAATGAGAACATTACATCCGTGAACGTATGGATTTCCCGGTTTATCGTATCAGATAGTATACGTGAAATAAGTCGTTATCTCGGGTGAACGTATCAATTTCCCGGGTAAACGCGAAAGCAAAAGGGGATGTCATGAGCCCGGCAATATTTTGAATGTAAAGTAAGTAAGATGGGATAAACCGCTACTGGTGGAGGATCTGGCGTAAGAGACGGAAACTTCTGGAAAAAGAAACGGGGCTGCAAGACTACAGCCCCGAAAAATTTTAACCATATCTTTATTGAAAAACCTGTACCAAAGGTGCGCGTATTTTGCATACCCTCAAAGGCTATTCTAGTGAATGCTATATTTTACTTGGGGAACGTATCGAAACCGAAGGTGAACGTATAAGGATAAGTAGGGAAAAAAATCCCCATTTTCAGGTAATTTTTATGAGCAGCGAATTGAAGGATTGAACAACCTAAAGGAAAAGGGGGCTAAACCATTGACCTGATACTAAAATAGAAGGGCGGTAAGAATACCGCCCTTGTAATAATTTTAACCATATCCTATGAAAAACCTGAGCCAAAGATATAGCAGGGTTCCATGTGTTTATGCCCTATTTCCGTGAACGTTATAAAATAGTTCGTAAAACAGCATGTTTGGATAGGTCAGCAATCATATACTAAATATTATCATATTAAATTAATAATCAATTGTATAAATTATTTATTCAATAGTGAATATGCTATCAACAAGTTATCTTTTTAGCCAATTTTGAGCCCGTTAGCCACCGTTCTATCAGGCTGAAGCAGAACAATCTCCTTGTCCGTTCCAACAACTCCCAATACCAAGCACTCTGAAAAGAAGTTCGCGATCTGCTTAACCGGGAAATTCACTACCGCCACCACTTGCTTACCTATCAGCTCATCCCGCTGGTATAACTTCGTAATCTGTGCGGAAGATCGTCTGATGCCTAAATCAGGTCCGAAATCAATGGTCAGCTGATATGCAGGATTCTTTGCCCGTGGAAAATCGGCCGCTTCAGTGATTGTACCTACCCTGATCTCTACTTTCTCAAAATCCGCCCAGGTGATTGTGTCCATATTCATCGTCTATAAACTGAAAATAATAAAAAAATAGTAGTAATCAAACTAATACGATAATTTTTTAACCCATACTTCTCCAGTAACCTTTGTAATACATTTCCCTGATAACTATCATTAAACCAATATTTAACAAATTCTGCTGTTTTAAAGCCGCAATATGTCTGCAATAAAGGTCGGGAGTCAAATAATCTTTAACGCTTATATAAAGAAAAAAGCTGCTATCTGAACATACTTAATGGCATGGTTCTTGCGTTTTTATAGAGACAAAATTTTAGGTTAAAAATAGGTTAAAGCGAAACGGCCCGACATTGCACATGCGATGTCGGGCCGTTCTCGTTGTAGCCGGATAAACCGGATATTGTTACTGCGTCATAGTGCTGTCCTGTATAGTGAACGGACCACTTGGATGCAGAATAGTATAGTCACTGAAATCCTGGTTAGACTCCAACCCGGTACCATAAAGCGTGTCTGTAGCCGTACTGATACGTACCGGCTTGTTAGACAGGAACTTCTGCAGTTTTGAATCCCAGTTCAACTCCTGGCAATCCAGTCTTTCTCCCTTTTTATTGATCACCACCACATGATCTCTCAGGAAGATGTTGGCGTCATTTTCAAAATATTTCCCATACCTGGCAGTGAGGGTACTTTCCACGTCGAGGCTGTCGTTGTAGAACAGCACCTTAAGTCCCTTACTAAACTCAACATACACAGGAGGTTTCAGGTGCCTGAGCATCACCGGCGCCGTCAGTTTCGCTTTTACACGTCCCGTCTGGCTATACATGGATTCTATATCTTTTCCCTCTTCAACAGCTGTCGTGCTCTTATCGAGATTCATGATGGCATTCATATCGTTCTCACAGGAAACCATCGCCAGAAGAGAAAAAACAAACGCTATACGCGCTATAACTCTGTTCATATTAATGATTGATAGAGGCCTAACAGGCATTTTTCGGCCCCAAATGTAGATAATCCCCGGCAAACCAGAACCGGAAAGACGGGGAACCCTCAGACATCGCCGGCAGTCAGGTTCCGAAAATGCCCGTTCAGTTTCACCCTGTCTTTCAACCGTTCCATCTCGGCCATTAAAGGGATGACTTTCAGGAGATGACGTTTCAGGTATTCCAGGCGCTGAAGTTCCTGGAAGAGGTGAAGCACCTCATATTCCTCGTGCAGCGACAAACCCGCATGATGCGCAATATCATAGGCAATCAGCTCTTCGTCAGCCTTCTTAAATGTCTTATTGATCTGCAGAATGTGATGCAGTTCCCGCAAGGCCTGCAAAACCTGCGCATGTAGCCGGCCATTACTGTTAAAATGATTCTCAGGGTAGGAAACAATGGCTCCTGTGAACATTTTATCAGGAATACTTCTGATCACTTCGAGGATTCTGAATACCTTAATGCCACGTGTTACCACATCCATCTCTCCGTTATCATATGTCTTCTCTAGCCTTACGATCTCCACCAGTGTACCATACTCCACCATCTTTTTATCGATCACTGCGGGAATACCAAAGGGTTTATTTTCAGCAATACAATCCCTGATCAGCTGTTTATATCTTGGCTCAAAGATATGCAGGTTCAGCTGCTCGTCCGGGTAAACTACAACGCCAAGGGGAAATATTGGAATAAAATTCGTCATATAGCCTAAATTATAGAATTAGTCGTTACCAATGAAATATATAAGGATGTTCTCTATATTTGCCCGATAGGCTGACAGCAACCCGGCAGGACGGTAAGGGGCTCAGCTTCAAATCTAAATGTTATCCATGCGGCAAATATTGTTTGATTGCGAGAAGATGAAATATGCCAATACCGGGCTCTTTGAATATTGCAAACAGTTTGGTAAAGCGCTGCTTCGTAACAAAGCTGAAGATGAAAATGTCGTGTTTTATGTACCGGCCAACCGCAAAGGATTTTTTGGTCAGCAGGAACAGTATATTATCAACAGGAAACTACATCGCTGGCTGATGCCTTCTTTCCCACAGTTGAATATCTGGCATACCTCTTTTCAGTCTTCACATTTTCGCCCTTCCAATAAAAATACCAGGCATGTACTGACCATACACGATCTCAACGTTATTCACCAACAAACGATCTCTCCCGTCAAAAGAGATGCCGTATTGAAGAAGATTCAACGGAATATAGACCGTGCAGATCATATTGTCACCATCTCCCGGTTTGTACTTGAAGATGTAAAACAACACCTTGATCTGCACAACAAACCTGCCAGTGTAATATATAACGGCGGCACGCTGGAGGCCTTTCCTGATTTTGATAGTCCTGTATACCGGCCTCAACGTCCTTTTATTTTTACGATCGGTAGTATAGATGCTAAAAAGAACTTTCATGTGCTCCCGCCCTTGCTACAGGATAACGACTATGAACTGATCATCGCAGGTCCCGTTTTTGACGAAACTTATA from Chitinophaga filiformis carries:
- a CDS encoding tRNA-binding protein gives rise to the protein MDTITWADFEKVEIRVGTITEAADFPRAKNPAYQLTIDFGPDLGIRRSSAQITKLYQRDELIGKQVVAVVNFPVKQIANFFSECLVLGVVGTDKEIVLLQPDRTVANGLKIG
- the lptC gene encoding LPS export ABC transporter periplasmic protein LptC; translation: MNRVIARIAFVFSLLAMVSCENDMNAIMNLDKSTTAVEEGKDIESMYSQTGRVKAKLTAPVMLRHLKPPVYVEFSKGLKVLFYNDSLDVESTLTARYGKYFENDANIFLRDHVVVINKKGERLDCQELNWDSKLQKFLSNKPVRISTATDTLYGTGLESNQDFSDYTILHPSGPFTIQDSTMTQ
- a CDS encoding LON peptidase substrate-binding domain-containing protein, producing the protein MTNFIPIFPLGVVVYPDEQLNLHIFEPRYKQLIRDCIAENKPFGIPAVIDKKMVEYGTLVEIVRLEKTYDNGEMDVVTRGIKVFRILEVIRSIPDKMFTGAIVSYPENHFNSNGRLHAQVLQALRELHHILQINKTFKKADEELIAYDIAHHAGLSLHEEYEVLHLFQELQRLEYLKRHLLKVIPLMAEMERLKDRVKLNGHFRNLTAGDV
- a CDS encoding glycosyltransferase family 4 protein; amino-acid sequence: MRQILFDCEKMKYANTGLFEYCKQFGKALLRNKAEDENVVFYVPANRKGFFGQQEQYIINRKLHRWLMPSFPQLNIWHTSFQSSHFRPSNKNTRHVLTIHDLNVIHQQTISPVKRDAVLKKIQRNIDRADHIVTISRFVLEDVKQHLDLHNKPASVIYNGGTLEAFPDFDSPVYRPQRPFIFTIGSIDAKKNFHVLPPLLQDNDYELIIAGPVFDETYKEKIIAAAQQYGVADRVKVLGSIPSQDRYWYYHHCTAFAFPSLAEGFGLPVVDAMSEGKPCFLSDKTSLPEVGGPLCYYFHDFAAPYMQQVFKDGMQHFNDTNPVTAMKERADSMTFDHAVKNYLQVYRSLY